GGTCGACCTCCTCCTCGGGGCCGGGGCCGACGCGAACTTCCTCCTCGATTCGGGAGAGGCCCCGCTCGACGTCCTCGCCGCGGCCCAGCCGCGCGACGCCACGGCGCTTTCCCTCGCGAAGGCGCTCGTCGCCCGGGGCGCGCGGCTCGCGCCGAGGACCTGGGAGCGGACCGGCGAGACGACGTCGCCCCTCCACACCCTCGTCGCCGCGGGGGCGGTGAGGGACGGGGAGGACGGGCTCCTGCGCCTCTTCGCCTCCGAGCGTTCCGCCCTCTCCGCCACGAACGGCCGCGGCCTCACGCCCCTCCACATCGCGGCGATGGGCTGCCAGGACAGGACCGTCGAGGTGCTCCTCGAGGCCGGAGCGGACCCGATCGCCCGCACCGTCTCCTCCCGCGACGCCTGGCCTTCGCAGCGCACGGGCGATACGCCCCTTCACTCCGCCGCGGACTGCGGCCGGATCGACGTCGTCTTCGCGCTCTGCGCCGGCGGCGCGAACCCGCGCCTGACGAACGGGGCCGGAGAGACGCCCCTGGCGGCCTACCGGCGGGTTGCGGGCGCCGACCCGGGCCGTTCCGCGACCGCCGCGGACCCCCGGAAGTACGAGAGCGTCGTCGCAGCTCTCGCGCCCGGCGGTCCGTGCGACGCCTGGTACGGGAGGTTCCTGCGCGAGGGCCGGCCGGCCCGCTGGGAGGCGGTCCGCGTCGCGCGGTACGAGCTCGGGTGCTCGTTCGACTCGCGCTCCGACTGCGGCGACGCCGGTTGGGCCTTCGAGAAGGGAGAGGGGGTCGCCGTCGACCTCGGCAAGGCGATGGCCGCCTACCGGAAGGGGTGCGAGCTGAAGGGAGCCTGGGCCTGCGGGATGGTCGGGACCCTCCACGAGAACGGAGCGGGCGTTCCCGAAGACCCGGCCGACGCGGCCCGGTGGTACGCGACGGGCTGCGACGGCGACGATGGCCAGAGCTGCTATCGGCTCGGCGCGCTCGCCCGCGACGGCCGGGGCGTGACGCAGGATCGGGCACGAGCCCTCGCCCTTTTCGACAAGGCCTGCGAGCGGAAGTACGAGAAGGGGTGCGCGGGGGCCAGCGCCCTGCGTTGACCGGGGCGCGACCGTCGCCCCGGAGGACGGCCGGCTCCCTCTCTACACGCTCATCTCGCCCGCCGCTCGACGTAGCGGCTGAGCGCCTCGACGGCCTCGTCGAGCATCTCGTCCCGGCCGAAGCGGTCCGGCGCCGCGTGAACGAGGACGACGCTGACGGTTTCGGTGACCGCGGCGAGGAGAAAGGCCATCAGCGCGCGATTGCCCGGGCGGACGTCGGGCCGGGCCGACAGGATCTCCGCCAGCGTGGCGACGTGGCTCTGCTTGTAGCCGGCCAGCCCCTCGGGGACCACCGGCATCTGGCCGACCTGCTGCTCGATGGCGCGAGAGAGGCGGGGATCGGCCTCGTGCACTTCGCGCAGCCGCTCGAGGAGGAGCCGGATCCCGTGCCGGAGGGGAACGGCGGGATCCCGGAGCAGGGGAATGCAGGCGCGGATCGCCGATTCCACCGCGGCGAGGTGGCGCGCCAGGAGCGCCGTCAGGACCGCGTCCTTGTTCGGGAAATACTGGTAGAGCGACCCGACCGACACGCCCGCCCGCCGGGCGATGTGGTTCGTGCTCGTCCGCGCGTACCCCCGCGAGGAGAAGAGATCGATCGCCGCCTCGAGGATCGCCCCCACCGTCTCGCGGGCCCGGTCCTGGGTCGGGCTCTTGCGCGGGGCGAGCCTCCGGGGAAGCCGGACGCGGGGCGCATCCTCCACGCGAATGCGAGCACCCGTGGAGGCGGTCCGTCGGCGGGCGGCGCCGGAGGGCTTCCGGCCCGCGCGAGATCCCGGCCGGGGCGGGGTCGGGTCGGTCACGAGGGCTCCTCTCGAAAGCGAGTCGACGAAGCGAGCGATCGCTCGTATCTTGAAGACATGATACCGAACGAAAGCTCACATACGCAGCCCGCCCCCTCGGGCGGAGTCCACGTCTGCCCCGCCTGGGCCGGGCCGCTCCTCTGCTGCCCCCTGCGTCGTCTCTTCGAACGGCCGGAGACGCTCCTCGGCGATCACGTGAAGCCCGGGATGACCGTCCTCGAGCCGGGCTGCGGGATGGGCTACTTCACGCTGCCGATCGCGCGGATGACGGGTCCGGCGGGCCGGGTGGTCGCCGTCGATCTCCAGTCGAAGATGATCGAAGGCCTGACCCGGCGCGCCCGTCGCGCGGGGCTCCTGGACCGGATCGAGGCCGTCGCCTGCGCCGACGGGGACCTCGGTCTGGCGGCCCGGCCGGGAGTCGTCGACCTCGCCGTCGCAATTCACGTCCTCCACGAGGTCCGCGACCGCCAGCGGTTTCTCGGACAGCTTTACGCCGCCCTCCGTCCGGGAGGCCGGCTGCTCCTCCTCGAGCCGAAGGGGCACGTCTCCCGCGAGGCGCTCGATGCGGAGCTGGCCCTCTCGGAGCGGGCGGGCTTTCGCCCGGCCGGAGAGCCTCTCCACCGGCGCAGCCACGGAGCCCTGCTCGAGAAGCCCCGATAGGGCGCGGCGACAGCGGCGAGGGCGGAGGGGAGGAACGCGAGCCCGACGGCTAGACTCGCCGCGCGAGGTTCCCGATGAGCTCAGCACGACGTGCGTCCGCGATCCTTCTCTCGCTTGCCGCCCTCACGAGCCGGACGCTTCCCGCCGCGCCGCCCGATCCGGCCACCTTCTCGATCGCCGCAGCCGATCCGGCGACCGGCGAGGTCGGGGTTGCGGTGGCGAGCCGCTTCTTCGCCGTCGGGACGGTCGTCCCGTGGGCGAAGGCGGGGGTCGGCGCCGTGGCGACGCAGGCTTCGGCGAACACCTCGTTCGGGCCGAACGGCCTCGACCTGATGGCCCGCGGCGTCACGGCGGAGGAGGCGTTGAAGGTCCTGCTTCGCGCGGATGACGGGCGCGACCGCCGACAGGTGGGCCTCGTGACCTCCTCGGGCGACTCGGCGACCTATTCCGGCTCGGGGTGCAATTCGTGGGCGGGAGGCCGGCGCGGACCGAACTACGCGGTGCAGGGGAACATCCTGACGGGCGAGGCCGTCGTCGTCGCGATGGAGAAGTCCTTCCTCGGAAGCGCCGGAAGACCGCTCGCAGAGAGGCTGCTGGCGGCTCTCGCCGCGGGCGACGCGGCCGGAGGGGACAGCCGCGGGCGGCAGTCGGCGGCGCTCCTCGTCTGCC
Above is a genomic segment from Holophagales bacterium containing:
- a CDS encoding ankyrin repeat domain-containing protein; translated protein: MRRIALSAAALFCLAVAACGWVEESREAAKHDATGMEALLAAERGDLETLRAVLAKDPKAANGKRWTSGTRKGSMRALTDTALTAAVRARNLEAVDLLLGAGADANFLLDSGEAPLDVLAAAQPRDATALSLAKALVARGARLAPRTWERTGETTSPLHTLVAAGAVRDGEDGLLRLFASERSALSATNGRGLTPLHIAAMGCQDRTVEVLLEAGADPIARTVSSRDAWPSQRTGDTPLHSAADCGRIDVVFALCAGGANPRLTNGAGETPLAAYRRVAGADPGRSATAADPRKYESVVAALAPGGPCDAWYGRFLREGRPARWEAVRVARYELGCSFDSRSDCGDAGWAFEKGEGVAVDLGKAMAAYRKGCELKGAWACGMVGTLHENGAGVPEDPADAARWYATGCDGDDGQSCYRLGALARDGRGVTQDRARALALFDKACERKYEKGCAGASALR
- a CDS encoding TetR/AcrR family transcriptional regulator; protein product: MTDPTPPRPGSRAGRKPSGAARRRTASTGARIRVEDAPRVRLPRRLAPRKSPTQDRARETVGAILEAAIDLFSSRGYARTSTNHIARRAGVSVGSLYQYFPNKDAVLTALLARHLAAVESAIRACIPLLRDPAVPLRHGIRLLLERLREVHEADPRLSRAIEQQVGQMPVVPEGLAGYKQSHVATLAEILSARPDVRPGNRALMAFLLAAVTETVSVVLVHAAPDRFGRDEMLDEAVEALSRYVERRAR
- a CDS encoding methyltransferase domain-containing protein translates to MIPNESSHTQPAPSGGVHVCPAWAGPLLCCPLRRLFERPETLLGDHVKPGMTVLEPGCGMGYFTLPIARMTGPAGRVVAVDLQSKMIEGLTRRARRAGLLDRIEAVACADGDLGLAARPGVVDLAVAIHVLHEVRDRQRFLGQLYAALRPGGRLLLLEPKGHVSREALDAELALSERAGFRPAGEPLHRRSHGALLEKPR
- a CDS encoding DUF1028 domain-containing protein codes for the protein MSSARRASAILLSLAALTSRTLPAAPPDPATFSIAAADPATGEVGVAVASRFFAVGTVVPWAKAGVGAVATQASANTSFGPNGLDLMARGVTAEEALKVLLRADDGRDRRQVGLVTSSGDSATYSGSGCNSWAGGRRGPNYAVQGNILTGEAVVVAMEKSFLGSAGRPLAERLLAALAAGDAAGGDSRGRQSAALLVCRAKGGYNGFTDRAVDVRVDDHADPFRELSRLVGMGVVNDLWNRGWTAFMEKRFAEALKWQEQATARAEGQPAMLPEVVYDLAVIRLAAGDRPGALSAAHRALKLNPKLAAQAASDPDLAAIRPELP